A single window of Desulfovibrio desulfuricans DNA harbors:
- a CDS encoding NAD(P)/FAD-dependent oxidoreductase: MQEHELVVIGAGPAGASAGIYARRAGLNVLLLESGNGGSQICNTLEVENWPGLPNVSGPELDKSFREHAGHLGCIFARGDVLGLEAQGDRQIIHTTRGDYAAQAVIIASGATHRRLGCPGEDTLTGAGVSYCAVCDAPFYEGEAVAVVGGGNTAVEEALYLTRFASKVYIVHRRDAFRADSVLAGRALANDKIIPVWNSAVASINGGEMVEGLTVRNTASGEFSDLDVAGVFVCVGIEPNAAFLDTRFQRTDGGWLATDAHLRTSVPGVFAAGDVRDTPLRQIVTAAADGALAAISAYHWLQSR; the protein is encoded by the coding sequence ATGCAGGAGCATGAACTTGTCGTTATCGGTGCAGGCCCTGCCGGAGCCAGCGCAGGCATATACGCCCGCAGGGCGGGCCTCAACGTGCTGCTGCTGGAAAGCGGTAATGGCGGCAGCCAGATATGCAATACACTTGAAGTGGAAAATTGGCCCGGTCTGCCCAATGTGAGCGGGCCGGAGCTGGACAAATCCTTTCGCGAGCATGCCGGGCATCTGGGTTGCATCTTTGCCAGAGGCGATGTGCTCGGGCTGGAGGCGCAGGGCGACCGCCAGATTATCCACACCACCAGGGGCGACTATGCGGCGCAAGCCGTCATCATCGCCAGCGGCGCTACCCATCGGCGGCTTGGCTGCCCCGGTGAAGATACGCTGACCGGGGCGGGCGTGAGCTACTGCGCCGTTTGCGATGCCCCTTTTTATGAAGGCGAGGCCGTGGCCGTGGTGGGCGGCGGCAATACAGCAGTGGAGGAAGCCCTCTACCTGACCCGCTTTGCCAGCAAGGTGTACATTGTTCATCGGCGGGATGCCTTCAGGGCGGACAGCGTGCTTGCAGGCCGCGCCCTTGCCAATGACAAAATTATTCCTGTCTGGAACAGCGCCGTGGCGAGCATCAACGGCGGCGAGATGGTCGAAGGTCTGACCGTCCGCAACACTGCCAGCGGCGAATTCTCTGACCTTGATGTGGCGGGCGTGTTTGTGTGCGTGGGCATTGAACCCAATGCGGCATTTCTTGATACGCGTTTTCAGCGCACGGATGGCGGCTGGCTGGCTACGGATGCCCATTTGCGCACGTCTGTTCCGGGTGTTTTTGCAGCGGGCGACGTGCGCGACACGCCTTTGCGCCAGATTGTCACGGCGGCGGCAGACGGCGCGCTGGCCGCCATTTCCGCCTATCACTGGCTGCAATCCCGGTAG
- a CDS encoding thioredoxin family protein, which produces MLAIDRDSFEQEVLQSSEPVVVEFWGEQCSVCVAMMPEVEDLAKSFEGRVKFCKIPIAGSRRLCIELKIMTVPVFLFYKNGELVDRVANQDLSVENIRAKAESLLK; this is translated from the coding sequence ATGCTTGCAATAGACAGAGACAGTTTTGAACAGGAAGTGCTGCAAAGCAGCGAGCCGGTAGTTGTGGAATTCTGGGGCGAGCAGTGCTCCGTTTGCGTGGCCATGATGCCGGAAGTGGAAGACCTGGCGAAAAGTTTTGAAGGTCGGGTCAAGTTCTGCAAAATACCCATTGCCGGAAGCCGCAGGCTCTGCATTGAACTCAAGATCATGACCGTGCCTGTGTTCCTGTTCTACAAAAATGGCGAACTGGTTGACCGCGTCGCCAATCAGGATCTGAGCGTGGAAAACATCCGGGCCAAGGCGGAATCCCTGCTGAAATAG
- a CDS encoding L-cysteine desulfidase family protein: MDTHAKYLEVLREELIPAQGCTEPIAIAFAGALATKVLGVFPERLTVACSGNMIKNAKSVVVPNSGGQKGIAVAATLGAVGGNPDLQLQVLTPVTPADAERARQLAAVGFCTVELLKSIVNLHIQVTAVAGDSSAVVEIAEEHTNVVRIEKNGKILEGGEYKPDVQGHEESRAFMSIAGILDFAENCNIDDVRDILDKQILCNSNIAVEGLSHQYSMGVGRSLLDSRGSDVRTRATAVAAAGSDARMGGSDLPVIINSGSGNQGITVSLPVIEYARELGLPDEKLYRALLISNLVAIHNKSGIGRLSAYCGAVSAACGSGAAITWMHGGSYQQIADTIINTLVNVSGIVCDGAKSSCAAKISSAVDAAITAHDLSMQGKVFPAGEGIVKGDVEETIRSVSRLAREGMRETDIEVLHIMID, translated from the coding sequence ATGGATACACACGCAAAATATCTCGAAGTGCTGCGCGAAGAGCTGATCCCGGCCCAGGGCTGCACCGAACCCATTGCCATTGCCTTTGCCGGAGCGTTGGCCACCAAGGTTCTCGGAGTTTTTCCCGAGCGTCTGACGGTGGCCTGCAGCGGGAACATGATCAAGAACGCCAAGAGCGTTGTCGTGCCCAATTCCGGCGGGCAGAAGGGCATTGCCGTTGCCGCCACGCTCGGCGCTGTGGGGGGCAATCCCGATTTGCAGTTGCAGGTGCTCACTCCCGTTACGCCCGCTGATGCGGAGCGCGCCCGGCAGCTTGCGGCGGTGGGGTTCTGCACGGTGGAGCTGCTCAAGAGCATTGTTAACCTGCACATCCAGGTGACGGCGGTGGCTGGCGACAGCAGTGCCGTGGTGGAAATTGCCGAAGAGCACACCAACGTGGTGCGCATTGAAAAGAACGGCAAGATTCTTGAGGGTGGGGAATACAAGCCTGATGTGCAGGGCCATGAAGAAAGCCGGGCTTTTATGAGCATCGCCGGGATTCTTGATTTTGCGGAAAACTGCAATATCGATGATGTGCGCGATATTCTGGACAAGCAGATTCTGTGCAACAGCAATATTGCCGTTGAAGGCCTGAGCCATCAGTATTCCATGGGCGTTGGCCGCTCACTGCTTGATTCGCGCGGCAGCGATGTACGCACCCGCGCCACGGCGGTGGCCGCCGCTGGCTCCGATGCCCGCATGGGCGGCAGCGATTTGCCGGTTATCATCAATTCCGGCAGCGGCAATCAGGGCATCACGGTTTCGCTTCCGGTCATTGAATACGCCCGCGAACTGGGCCTGCCGGACGAAAAGCTTTACCGGGCCTTACTCATCAGCAATCTTGTGGCCATACACAACAAGTCGGGCATTGGCAGGCTCTCGGCCTACTGCGGTGCTGTCAGCGCCGCCTGCGGCAGCGGGGCGGCCATTACCTGGATGCACGGCGGCAGTTATCAACAGATTGCCGACACCATCATCAATACCCTGGTCAATGTGTCGGGCATTGTGTGCGATGGCGCCAAAAGCTCGTGCGCGGCCAAAATTTCATCGGCAGTGGATGCCGCCATCACTGCCCACGATCTCTCCATGCAGGGCAAGGTTTTTCCTGCGGGCGAGGGCATTGTGAAAGGCGATGTGGAAGAAACCATCCGCAGCGTTTCCCGCTTGGCTCGCGAGGGCATGCGCGAAACAGATATTGAAGTGCTGCACATCATGATTGATTAG
- the ettA gene encoding energy-dependent translational throttle protein EttA, with protein sequence MSNEPDKIIYSMIRVTKRHGQKEVLKDVSLSYFYGAKIGVLGLNGAGKSSLLRILAGVDQAFDGKTVLAPGYTIGYLEQEPLKDETRTVREVVEDGVSNLTAIAREFEEINAKFAEPMEADEMDALIARQAEVQELMDAKNVWDLDSRLEMAMDALRCPPGDMPVAQISGGERRRVALCRLLLESPDILLLDEPTNHLDAESVAWLERFLSTFPGTVIAVTHDRYFLDNVAGWILELDRGRGIPWKGNYSSWLEQKQKRLANEERTEADRQKTLQRELEWVRMSPKGRHAKGKARLNAYEAMLSHESEKRAPDLEIYIPPGQRLGKVVFELEGVSKGMGDRELMENVNAIIPPGAIVGIIGPNGAGKTTLFKMLVGQEKPDTGTLKVGETVQFAYVDQGRESLTPGKTVYEVISDGAETIKLGGREVNARAYCTRFNFHGADQQKKVDVLSGGERNRVHLACMLKSGANVLLLDEPTNDIDVNTMRALEDALDNFAGCVLVISHDRWFLDRVATHIMAFEGDSSVVFYEGNYTDYEEDRKKRLGKDADTPHRIKYRKLTR encoded by the coding sequence ATGAGTAACGAACCGGACAAGATTATTTATTCCATGATCCGCGTCACCAAGCGTCATGGCCAGAAGGAAGTGCTGAAAGACGTTTCTCTTTCGTACTTCTACGGGGCCAAAATCGGCGTGCTTGGTCTGAACGGCGCGGGTAAATCCAGCCTGCTGCGCATTCTGGCGGGCGTGGATCAGGCCTTTGACGGCAAGACCGTGCTGGCCCCGGGCTACACCATCGGCTATCTGGAACAGGAGCCGCTCAAGGACGAAACCCGCACTGTGCGCGAAGTGGTTGAAGACGGCGTGAGCAACCTCACCGCCATTGCCCGCGAATTTGAAGAAATCAACGCCAAGTTCGCCGAGCCTATGGAAGCGGACGAGATGGACGCCCTCATTGCCCGTCAGGCCGAAGTGCAGGAACTCATGGACGCCAAGAACGTCTGGGATCTGGATTCGCGCCTTGAAATGGCCATGGACGCCCTGCGCTGCCCCCCCGGCGACATGCCCGTTGCCCAGATTTCGGGCGGCGAGCGCCGCCGCGTGGCCCTGTGCCGCCTGCTGCTTGAATCGCCCGACATTCTGCTGCTTGACGAACCCACCAACCACCTTGACGCCGAGTCGGTGGCCTGGCTGGAACGCTTCCTTTCCACCTTCCCCGGTACAGTCATTGCCGTTACCCATGACCGCTACTTCCTCGATAACGTGGCGGGCTGGATTCTGGAGCTGGACCGTGGCCGTGGCATTCCGTGGAAGGGCAACTATTCTTCCTGGCTGGAGCAGAAGCAGAAGCGCCTCGCCAACGAAGAAAGAACCGAAGCCGACCGCCAGAAGACCCTGCAACGCGAACTGGAGTGGGTGCGCATGTCGCCCAAGGGCCGTCACGCCAAGGGCAAGGCGCGTCTTAACGCCTACGAGGCCATGCTCTCGCACGAGAGTGAAAAACGCGCGCCCGATCTGGAAATCTACATTCCGCCGGGACAGCGCCTTGGCAAGGTCGTCTTTGAGCTTGAAGGCGTCAGCAAGGGCATGGGCGACAGGGAACTGATGGAAAACGTCAACGCCATCATCCCCCCCGGCGCCATTGTGGGCATTATCGGCCCCAACGGCGCGGGTAAGACCACCCTGTTCAAGATGCTTGTGGGGCAGGAAAAGCCCGACACCGGCACGCTCAAGGTGGGCGAAACAGTGCAGTTTGCCTATGTGGATCAGGGCCGCGAATCGCTCACACCCGGCAAGACCGTGTATGAGGTCATCAGCGACGGCGCTGAAACCATCAAGCTGGGCGGGCGCGAAGTCAACGCCCGCGCCTACTGCACGCGCTTCAACTTCCACGGCGCTGACCAGCAGAAGAAGGTGGACGTGCTTTCGGGTGGTGAACGCAACCGCGTACACCTGGCCTGCATGCTCAAGTCCGGCGCAAACGTGCTGCTGCTTGACGAACCCACCAACGATATTGACGTAAACACCATGCGCGCCCTTGAAGACGCGCTGGACAACTTTGCCGGTTGCGTGCTGGTCATCAGCCATGACCGCTGGTTCCTCGACCGCGTGGCCACGCACATCATGGCCTTTGAAGGCGATTCCAGCGTGGTGTTTTATGAAGGCAACTATACGGACTACGAAGAAGACCGTAAGAAGCGGCTCGGCAAAGATGCCGACACGCCGCACCGCATCAAGTACCGCAAACTGACGCGTTAG
- a CDS encoding DUF4139 domain-containing protein, which produces MSYTVLSPLRFFLSGLGICRKSASGRHALPALVLCFLSLLPFSAQAAALPNTPTAPQAARLTPSGGLLEVEQQAPVISADGASQVRVVLPAGAENFQVSIPGHTVVRWAFLPQTLDQGGNLAKLREERQHALMTLAGKLEAVKAQLALWEGASAEGSFQDMTQREKRMAEVVPGLSYEKAELERRLALLKQELQQLPPSPELGQTVLITLQKQVSAATLPVRYSYTLRNCGWRPAYVFDVQPDKGKGDAVSVRFMAEVWQFSGMDWTDTRLTLVSRGQGPREPIPLPHWVIDSQPQPVAQPLAKAAPRMLMTADAAMAEAAPAPAAPVEADTSGMYAAWTPGEKGLPEGRSRLLVLADEWKAPLQWLARPSVGDSRVWLMARHTLPDGQAWPDGQAEFSVDGQSVGMGQFRPKGNEVTLYFGADPRVQVNAAADLRQRGEKGFIGKSRTWTWGWTYTVRNTRDRAVTVRLERPMPMLVDQGVTVTYRDRPQAQQDAKEHLLFWNVDAPAGGKAEVKHELTITSPVEIELNPDAP; this is translated from the coding sequence ATGTCGTACACCGTCCTTTCTCCCCTGCGTTTTTTTCTTTCCGGTCTTGGCATTTGCCGCAAATCTGCCAGCGGGCGGCATGCGCTGCCTGCTCTGGTACTGTGTTTTTTGAGCTTGCTCCCTTTCAGCGCGCAGGCCGCAGCCTTGCCCAACACGCCAACAGCGCCGCAGGCCGCGCGCCTCACGCCTTCCGGCGGGTTGCTTGAGGTGGAGCAGCAGGCTCCTGTGATTTCCGCCGATGGCGCAAGTCAGGTGCGCGTGGTGCTGCCCGCCGGGGCCGAGAATTTTCAGGTATCCATACCGGGCCATACCGTCGTGCGCTGGGCATTTTTGCCCCAGACTCTTGATCAGGGCGGCAATCTTGCCAAACTGCGCGAGGAGCGCCAGCACGCGCTGATGACCCTCGCGGGCAAGCTTGAGGCCGTAAAGGCCCAGTTGGCCCTGTGGGAAGGCGCGTCCGCCGAGGGCAGCTTTCAGGATATGACCCAGCGCGAAAAGCGCATGGCCGAAGTTGTGCCGGGCTTGAGCTACGAAAAGGCCGAGCTGGAGCGCCGTCTGGCCCTGCTGAAGCAGGAATTGCAGCAGTTGCCGCCAAGCCCCGAGCTTGGGCAGACGGTGCTGATCACCCTGCAAAAGCAGGTATCCGCAGCAACGCTGCCTGTGCGTTACAGTTATACGCTGCGCAATTGCGGCTGGCGGCCTGCCTATGTTTTTGACGTGCAGCCCGACAAGGGCAAGGGCGATGCCGTGAGCGTGCGCTTTATGGCCGAGGTGTGGCAGTTTTCCGGCATGGACTGGACAGACACGCGCCTGACGCTTGTTTCCCGTGGGCAAGGCCCGCGTGAACCCATACCCCTGCCGCACTGGGTGATTGACTCGCAGCCTCAGCCCGTGGCCCAGCCCCTTGCCAAGGCGGCCCCGCGCATGCTGATGACAGCCGATGCCGCCATGGCCGAAGCTGCTCCTGCCCCTGCCGCGCCAGTGGAGGCCGACACCAGCGGTATGTACGCCGCCTGGACGCCCGGAGAAAAGGGCTTGCCTGAAGGCCGCTCGCGCCTGCTGGTGCTGGCGGATGAATGGAAGGCCCCCTTGCAGTGGCTGGCGCGTCCCTCTGTGGGGGACAGCCGCGTGTGGCTCATGGCGCGTCACACCCTGCCCGATGGGCAGGCCTGGCCTGACGGGCAGGCGGAGTTCAGCGTGGATGGGCAGAGCGTGGGCATGGGGCAGTTCCGCCCCAAGGGCAACGAGGTTACGCTCTATTTTGGCGCGGATCCGCGCGTGCAGGTCAATGCGGCCGCCGATCTGCGCCAGCGCGGCGAGAAGGGATTTATCGGCAAGAGCCGCACCTGGACATGGGGCTGGACGTACACCGTGCGCAACACCCGCGACAGGGCCGTGACCGTGCGCCTTGAGCGGCCTATGCCCATGCTGGTGGATCAGGGCGTTACTGTGACCTACCGCGACAGGCCGCAGGCCCAGCAGGATGCCAAGGAACACCTGCTGTTCTGGAATGTGGATGCGCCTGCGGGCGGCAAGGCCGAAGTCAAACATGAGCTGACCATCACCTCGCCTGTCGAGATTGAGTTGAATCCCGATGCGCCCTAG
- a CDS encoding LysE family translocator, with product MSVSTLIPAAFPALALAHFLALLSPGPDFFLIIGHAVRHRLRGSLFICLGIALGNALYICLAVSGWSVMRQMPALYRLLELAGAAYLAWLGFLLLRASREAANSKPSPDQPTPDQHAPSQPSHNQTGSLATGHASPLSPGRQLLTGLGSALLNPKNAVFYLTLMTVILGPTATLPQQAFAGVWMTLLVFAWDAALAAAISLPGAQRALEKRIPLIEGLAGLTLASIALWLALRPLFY from the coding sequence ATGTCTGTTTCCACACTGATTCCCGCTGCTTTTCCTGCGCTGGCTCTGGCGCATTTTCTGGCTCTGCTCAGCCCCGGCCCGGATTTTTTCCTTATCATTGGCCATGCCGTGCGGCATCGGCTGCGCGGTTCGTTGTTCATCTGCCTTGGCATCGCCCTGGGCAATGCCCTGTATATCTGCCTTGCGGTTTCCGGCTGGTCGGTCATGCGGCAGATGCCCGCCCTGTACCGGTTGCTGGAGCTTGCAGGCGCGGCCTATCTGGCATGGCTGGGCTTTTTGCTGCTGCGGGCCAGCCGGGAGGCCGCCAACAGCAAGCCCTCGCCAGACCAGCCCACACCAGACCAGCACGCGCCAAGCCAACCTTCACATAACCAGACAGGCAGCCTCGCCACAGGCCATGCAAGCCCACTCTCTCCCGGCAGACAACTGCTCACGGGGCTTGGCTCTGCCCTGCTCAATCCCAAGAACGCGGTTTTTTACCTCACGCTCATGACTGTCATCCTCGGCCCCACCGCCACCCTGCCGCAGCAGGCCTTTGCCGGAGTGTGGATGACCCTGCTGGTCTTTGCCTGGGATGCCGCCCTTGCCGCCGCCATATCACTGCCCGGCGCGCAGCGGGCGCTGGAAAAACGCATTCCGCTCATTGAAGGGCTGGCAGGGCTGACGCTTGCCAGTATTGCCCTCTGGCTGGCGCTACGGCCCCTGTTTTACTGA
- a CDS encoding AraC family transcriptional regulator, whose translation MPPRPSAPQQTFISPDKYPYLEVRTTLQSTLPYAEHFHSAFSFGLILEGGTCFTLMGQAHEALKGDIAMIAPGLPHSCNPLHGKARSYLMAYFDAAWFARNICRPLGIADAYEVTMPVVRDPALFQQGIAAMEAFCNGADDAEIRFVTLFRQLQWGYGCLANRSEDAGKKTDYPLAATNILLAADSTPMAGENGPPATDHAPVTSLARRAGLRRESFSRAFRRTAGLPPKAWLHCLRLEKARAMLRQGKSIADAALAAGYADQSHFHRMFVKFYSVTPGCYQRGRSHSYNTRK comes from the coding sequence ATGCCCCCCCGCCCTTCAGCCCCACAGCAAACCTTCATTTCTCCGGACAAGTATCCGTATCTTGAGGTGCGCACCACGCTGCAAAGCACTCTGCCCTACGCCGAGCACTTCCATTCAGCGTTTTCTTTCGGCCTTATTCTTGAGGGCGGCACCTGCTTTACGCTCATGGGGCAAGCGCATGAGGCGCTCAAGGGCGACATCGCCATGATTGCCCCCGGCCTGCCGCACAGTTGCAATCCTCTGCACGGCAAGGCGCGCAGCTACCTTATGGCCTATTTTGACGCGGCATGGTTTGCGCGCAATATCTGCCGCCCCCTGGGCATTGCAGATGCGTACGAAGTAACAATGCCCGTTGTGCGCGACCCGGCGCTCTTTCAGCAGGGGATTGCCGCCATGGAGGCTTTTTGCAACGGTGCGGACGATGCGGAAATACGTTTTGTGACGCTTTTCAGGCAGCTTCAATGGGGATACGGCTGCCTCGCCAACAGATCTGAAGATGCTGGCAAAAAGACGGACTATCCCCTTGCCGCCACAAACATTCTGCTGGCCGCCGACAGCACGCCCATGGCAGGTGAAAACGGCCCGCCTGCCACAGACCATGCGCCCGTTACATCTTTGGCCCGCAGGGCTGGCCTGCGGCGCGAGAGCTTTTCGCGCGCATTCCGCCGCACCGCGGGCTTGCCGCCCAAGGCGTGGCTGCACTGCCTGCGGCTGGAAAAGGCCCGCGCCATGCTGCGCCAGGGCAAGAGCATTGCCGATGCGGCCCTTGCGGCAGGCTATGCCGATCAAAGCCACTTTCACCGCATGTTTGTAAAATTTTATTCCGTTACGCCCGGCTGCTATCAGCGGGGGCGGTCACATTCGTACAATACGCGCAAATAA
- a CDS encoding molybdopterin molybdotransferase MoeA gives MSLYFCLRETADITAFLAGASPLQPEPVSVNAALGRVLAADMHAPVPCPSTHRSTRDGYAVRAADTAGANPAAPVLLHLTGESPMGRPCGGTLQKGEAWRVYTGSTLPEGADAVLMQEFAALKNQPAESKDAPQVVAASAPCAEGENILAPGADMPQGALLAQAGTRLGAHHMALLAQFFRDVPLYRKPVLGVLSTGDEFCGSAPQSGFAACQSNTNALLLEGLAASLGARCLHLGTAPDNAQALGQHLRAAVPGGPTPCDVIVVIGGSSGGKRDFSAQAIAGLPGCNICGNDQRVSSGRPLTLARVGQTAIWGLPGHSLSLALAAQVFLAPLLQRLAGQQTLTQHMNRQPSVLARLGLALPVEGNAPTHYPVMLRREHGRVTAWPVAAGTGKTAVLRDMNGWITMPGSDDMSRGGLRRGAAVRVHLFA, from the coding sequence ATGTCCCTGTATTTTTGCCTGCGGGAAACTGCGGATATTACCGCCTTTCTTGCAGGAGCAAGCCCCTTGCAGCCTGAGCCTGTATCCGTAAACGCTGCCCTTGGCAGGGTGCTTGCAGCCGATATGCACGCGCCTGTTCCCTGCCCTTCCACGCACCGCTCCACTCGCGATGGATATGCAGTGCGCGCCGCAGACACTGCCGGGGCAAACCCCGCAGCCCCGGTTTTACTCCACCTGACGGGTGAAAGCCCCATGGGCAGGCCCTGCGGCGGCACGCTGCAAAAAGGCGAGGCATGGCGCGTCTACACGGGCAGTACCTTGCCCGAAGGCGCTGACGCCGTGCTTATGCAGGAATTTGCGGCGCTGAAAAATCAGCCAGCAGAGTCGAAGGATGCTCCGCAAGTGGTGGCAGCTTCCGCCCCGTGCGCAGAGGGAGAAAATATCCTTGCGCCCGGTGCGGACATGCCCCAGGGCGCGCTGCTGGCGCAGGCTGGAACGAGGCTTGGTGCGCACCATATGGCCTTGCTGGCGCAGTTTTTCAGGGATGTGCCGCTGTACCGCAAGCCCGTGCTGGGAGTTCTTTCCACTGGTGACGAATTTTGCGGTTCTGCCCCGCAGAGCGGTTTTGCCGCCTGCCAGAGCAATACCAATGCCCTGCTTCTCGAGGGTCTGGCCGCCTCGCTGGGCGCGCGCTGCCTGCACCTCGGCACTGCGCCGGACAATGCGCAGGCTCTGGGCCAGCATCTCCGCGCGGCCGTGCCGGGCGGCCCCACGCCCTGCGACGTTATTGTGGTTATTGGCGGTTCTTCCGGCGGCAAACGCGATTTCAGCGCTCAGGCCATAGCCGGGCTGCCGGGCTGCAACATCTGCGGGAATGACCAGCGGGTAAGCAGCGGCCGCCCTCTCACCCTTGCGAGGGTGGGGCAGACAGCCATATGGGGCTTGCCGGGGCATTCACTCAGCCTTGCGCTGGCTGCTCAGGTTTTTCTGGCGCCGCTGCTGCAAAGGCTCGCCGGGCAGCAGACCTTGACGCAGCATATGAACCGGCAACCCTCCGTACTGGCGCGTCTTGGCCTTGCCCTGCCTGTGGAAGGAAACGCCCCCACCCACTATCCTGTGATGCTGCGGCGTGAGCATGGGCGAGTGACGGCCTGGCCCGTTGCCGCTGGTACTGGCAAAACCGCCGTGCTGCGCGACATGAACGGCTGGATAACCATGCCCGGCAGCGATGATATGTCCAGAGGCGGTTTGCGCCGTGGCGCAGCAGTGCGCGTGCACCTCTTTGCCTGA
- a CDS encoding formate dehydrogenase accessory sulfurtransferase FdhD has protein sequence MALFKNLTAGDVLPLASPPATVRSYDILTYSNGKVAPSVFLSCREQTLTMHVNGVPFVRVACSGQHLRYLVPGFLYSCGLIENLHDLAGMDVTPLPAAASGATPPDGAEEVRVDVLLREACCSKAAGSTEQAAPRLTITSAMGWNIPLAARKLRCMPRAEVPSWDPRVILRAAQELEERSEVFHQTGGCHNAALLNRQGMVFYCLDIGRHNAIDTLVGYMLVEGLNPAEHMIISSGRIASEIAQKAVRIGVPVFASLSRAMSRAVDMARATGLTLLGNVKSGSMHIYHENGQLVLP, from the coding sequence ATGGCTTTGTTCAAAAACTTAACCGCAGGCGATGTTCTGCCGCTGGCTTCTCCCCCGGCCACGGTGCGCAGCTACGATATTCTGACCTACAGCAACGGCAAGGTTGCGCCGTCCGTATTTTTGTCGTGCCGGGAGCAGACGCTGACCATGCATGTCAACGGCGTGCCCTTTGTGCGTGTGGCCTGTTCAGGGCAGCATTTGCGCTACCTTGTGCCGGGATTTCTCTATTCCTGCGGCCTCATTGAAAACCTGCATGACCTCGCCGGGATGGACGTAACGCCCCTGCCTGCCGCCGCCTCCGGGGCAACGCCTCCCGATGGGGCGGAAGAAGTGCGGGTGGACGTGCTGCTGCGCGAGGCCTGCTGTAGCAAGGCGGCTGGTTCTACGGAGCAGGCCGCCCCCAGGCTCACCATCACTTCTGCCATGGGCTGGAACATTCCCCTGGCTGCCCGAAAACTGCGCTGTATGCCGCGCGCGGAAGTTCCCAGCTGGGACCCGCGCGTCATTCTGCGGGCCGCGCAGGAGCTGGAAGAACGCTCCGAAGTATTCCACCAGACAGGCGGCTGCCACAACGCAGCCCTGCTCAACAGGCAGGGCATGGTTTTTTACTGCCTTGATATTGGCCGCCACAACGCCATTGATACCCTTGTGGGCTACATGCTTGTGGAAGGTCTGAACCCCGCTGAACATATGATCATCAGCAGCGGGCGCATTGCCTCTGAAATAGCGCAAAAGGCCGTGCGCATCGGCGTACCTGTTTTTGCCTCCCTTTCTCGCGCCATGTCGCGCGCCGTGGATATGGCGCGCGCAACAGGGTTGACTCTGCTGGGCAATGTTAAGTCCGGCAGCATGCACATATATCATGAAAACGGGCAGCTTGTGCTGCCATGA
- a CDS encoding 4Fe-4S dicluster domain-containing protein: protein MADMLNKLKRADEDMLLENLSRRGFIKVTSCAALGLATLQASEALATMKASPLVIMEKAAGMIVGDPTLCVCCQRCELACTEFNDGKADPKLARIKISRNAMFGPEGGLENTTKGIYGSGSLVIQDTCKQCPHPVPCATACPQNAIIAQKGTGTRMVLKDRCVGCRLCQKACPWGVMTFDEEQGKADKCFLCNGAPKCVDACPAAALRYVPWSDRTREATTRGSFSLMVPDDRRAACNACHVESPGGPRNLKYEQ, encoded by the coding sequence ATGGCTGATATGCTGAACAAACTGAAACGTGCCGATGAAGATATGCTGCTCGAAAACCTTTCGCGCCGCGGATTCATCAAGGTAACTTCCTGCGCGGCCCTCGGGCTGGCCACGCTGCAAGCTTCCGAGGCTCTGGCCACCATGAAGGCCTCGCCGCTGGTGATTATGGAAAAAGCAGCCGGCATGATCGTGGGCGACCCCACCTTGTGCGTGTGCTGTCAGCGGTGCGAGCTTGCCTGTACGGAGTTTAACGACGGCAAGGCCGACCCCAAACTTGCGCGCATCAAGATAAGCCGCAATGCCATGTTTGGGCCGGAGGGCGGGCTGGAAAACACCACCAAGGGCATTTACGGCTCAGGCTCGCTGGTGATTCAGGATACCTGCAAGCAGTGCCCTCACCCGGTGCCCTGCGCCACGGCCTGCCCGCAAAACGCCATCATTGCCCAAAAGGGCACGGGCACGCGCATGGTGCTCAAAGACCGCTGCGTAGGCTGCCGCCTGTGCCAGAAGGCCTGCCCCTGGGGCGTGATGACCTTTGATGAAGAGCAGGGCAAGGCCGACAAGTGCTTTTTGTGCAACGGCGCGCCCAAGTGCGTGGATGCCTGCCCGGCAGCAGCACTGCGTTATGTGCCGTGGAGCGACCGCACGCGCGAGGCCACCACGCGCGGGTCGTTCTCGCTTATGGTGCCCGATGACCGCCGCGCCGCCTGCAACGCCTGCCATGTGGAATCGCCCGGCGGGCCGCGCAACCTCAAATACGAGCAGTAG